The proteins below are encoded in one region of Carassius auratus strain Wakin unplaced genomic scaffold, ASM336829v1 scaf_tig00214183_4049273_7079891, whole genome shotgun sequence:
- the LOC113091412 gene encoding probable G-protein coupled receptor 83, with product MTFRNTSVDLFSQFYILQNFSMYFNFSLDSMYDRGANYESESQRPTIRALLVVAYSVIIIISLFGNVVVCHVVIKNKRMHSVTSLFIINLAIADILITLLNTPFTLVRFVYSTWVFGKAMCHVSRFAQYCSVHVSVLTLVAIAIDRHQVVMHPMKQRMSRLQGIAWIGVIWIMGSCFSLPHAIYQKLLRFEFVNNRVRMVCLPSFPHPADLFWKYLDLATFVLLYVLPLAIISLSYLVVAKKVWFRNAVGDVTLAQSAAHRRRKKTTLKMLIAVVAVFAVCWFPLNCYIVLLSSNVIQANNALYFIFHWLAMSSTCYNPFIYCWLNHSFRAELRALPLIGRIAKGNAIQQS from the exons ATGACATTCAGAAACACCTCCGTGGATTTATTTTCGCAGTTTTATATCTTGCAGAATTTCTCCATGTATTTTAATTTCTCTTTGGACTCTATGTACGACAGAGGAGCGAATTACGAGTCTGAATCCCAAAGACCGACCATCAGAGCGCTGCTCGTCGTCGCATATTCCGTTATTATCATCATCTCGCTGTTCGGAAATGTGGTGGTTTGTCACGTTGTTATTAAGAATAAACGGATGCACTCAGTGACAAGTTTGTTCATCATTAATTTAGCCATTGCTGACATTCTTATAACTCTCCTCAACACGCCTTTTACACTG GTTCGGTTTGTTTACAGTACATGGGTGTTTGGGAAGGCGATGTGCCATGTGAGCCGCTTTGCACAGTATTGTTCTGTTCATGTCTCCGTTCTTACGCTGGTCGCTATCGCCATTGATAGACACCAA GTGGTGATGCATCCAATGAAACAGCGGATGTCTCGGCTTCAGGGCATAGCGTGGATCGGTGTCATCTGGATCATGGGGTCCTGCTTCTCTCTACCTCATGCCATCTACCAGAAACTGCTGCGCTTTGAATTTGT CAATAACAGAGTACGGATGGTATGTCTGCCCAGCTTTCCTCACCCCGCCGATCTATTCTGGAAGTATCTAGATCTTGCCACCTTTGTCCTGCTCTATGTATTGCCTTTAGCAATTATCTCCTTATCATACCTTGTGGTTGCCAAAAAGGTCTGGTTCCGGAATGCTGTTGGTGATGTCACACTGGCTCAATCGGCTGCTCATCGCAGAAGGAAGAAGACAACTTTGAAAATGCTAATTGCAGTTGTGGCCGTTTTTGCAGTCTGCTGGTTTCCTCTAAACTGTTACATTGTGCTGCTGTCAAGTAATGTGATCCAGGCTAACAATGCCCTGTACTTTATCTTCCACTGGCTGGCCATGAGCTCTACCTGCTATAACCCCTTTATATACTGCTGGCTCAATCACAGCTTCCGTGCAGAACTCAGAGCCCTGCCTCTAATTGGCCGAATAGCCAAGGGCAATGCCATCCAGCAATCCTAA